One region of Termitidicoccus mucosus genomic DNA includes:
- a CDS encoding PilN domain-containing protein, with amino-acid sequence MFTSRPSDPTVALLWGDRWWIDGHPEPIVFGETGHAFKVLLAHFAEHGKPAKLRLIYQPPSLVSVPVQCPNGSRATLQAALQEEYPSIARAECAWSYEPIIGRRNETLLHYEPEPGLLPLVGTLREQGVAVEGAWPLATVLNLIPEDWPDTGALTVVAVADNQSAVFRHTSEGRREFQSATGVAAAELVATTVQQAFEREDAAMYIVSFDEAGTRLTTQVAGAEPFGRGDLTCRDVIRAALTLSLPQPNQLLPTPMRLTGNRLVTGLTTVVLLAVGVLGTQFVRDTLAQRDHAEQQTTRIEQLRAEVASLRKKEIEIRQLQTQLAAFTSHGRIGEKFLQSLAHRLPAQVVLTRVQANGDGFILTGGISGPGLVESDWRAWCGTLQRGKPLRQFAEPAGTPPGSDFVMKGIWQ; translated from the coding sequence ATGTTTACCTCACGTCCATCTGACCCGACGGTCGCGTTGCTTTGGGGAGACCGCTGGTGGATTGACGGGCATCCCGAGCCAATCGTGTTTGGAGAAACCGGCCATGCATTCAAAGTGTTGCTGGCCCATTTTGCCGAACACGGCAAACCGGCGAAACTCCGCCTCATCTATCAGCCGCCGTCGCTGGTGAGTGTGCCGGTGCAATGCCCGAACGGGAGCCGGGCCACCTTGCAGGCGGCTTTGCAGGAGGAATACCCGTCTATCGCTCGAGCAGAGTGTGCCTGGAGCTACGAGCCGATCATTGGCCGACGCAACGAGACTTTGCTTCACTATGAGCCTGAACCCGGGCTCTTGCCATTGGTCGGAACATTGCGAGAGCAGGGCGTAGCCGTCGAGGGAGCATGGCCGCTCGCCACGGTCTTGAATCTTATCCCGGAGGATTGGCCCGATACCGGTGCCCTTACCGTGGTCGCCGTTGCGGACAACCAATCTGCGGTCTTCCGCCACACATCCGAGGGTCGGCGCGAGTTCCAATCTGCAACAGGCGTTGCTGCGGCCGAGCTTGTGGCGACGACGGTACAGCAGGCCTTCGAGCGTGAAGATGCGGCAATGTATATTGTATCTTTCGACGAAGCCGGCACGCGTTTAACCACTCAAGTAGCCGGTGCCGAACCGTTCGGACGGGGCGATCTTACGTGCCGCGATGTCATCCGCGCAGCGCTTACCTTGTCGCTGCCCCAGCCCAATCAGCTGCTTCCAACACCAATGCGACTAACCGGCAACCGCCTCGTGACGGGACTGACGACAGTCGTATTGCTGGCCGTGGGTGTGTTGGGAACCCAATTCGTTCGGGATACGCTCGCTCAACGCGATCACGCGGAGCAGCAAACAACCAGGATTGAGCAGCTTCGCGCCGAGGTCGCCTCGCTCCGAAAAAAAGAGATCGAAATCCGCCAACTCCAAACGCAATTGGCAGCTTTCACCTCCCATGGCCGCATCGGCGAAAAATTCCTCCAGTCACTTGCTCACAGGTTGCCGGCCCAAGTCGTTCTCACCCGAGTGCAGGCCAACGGCGATGGGTTCATCCTGACTGGGGGCATCAGCGGTCCTGGTTTGGTTGAATCGGACTGGCGTGCATGGTGCGGGACACTTCAGCGCGGCAAACCCCTGCGACAGTTCGCCGAACCAGCCGGCACCCCGCCCGGTTCAGACTTTGTAATGAAGGGAATTTGGCAATGA
- a CDS encoding type II secretion system protein, with the protein MKKHLPKYHHSQGYSLLELVLVLAIVAVLVGLLLPKGFDALRNARVQQVVRTVDTLKTALVDYLALAGGNGSLPRTEGMGIPTSGAALTGATDIAKSNAARLDTVLLATGRLERPLSLRMGTQTYMSTGTGNELTWNQAVLAFVMTPDAAPQRDWSAVTRAEARMANPSLVPSAALGANFLLDGFTNLNANSIVAYLVIPSCPARDAYELAMAMNGAQLAPLEGTASDTGLVAYAAPTNGVTDVYVYLTSI; encoded by the coding sequence ATGAAAAAACATCTACCAAAATATCATCATTCCCAAGGCTATTCTCTGCTCGAACTCGTGCTCGTCCTCGCGATCGTCGCTGTATTGGTCGGGCTGCTGCTGCCGAAGGGTTTCGATGCCCTGCGCAACGCCCGCGTGCAACAGGTTGTGCGAACCGTCGATACGCTCAAGACCGCCCTCGTGGATTACCTCGCGCTGGCCGGCGGCAACGGCAGCCTGCCTCGCACCGAGGGCATGGGCATACCTACCTCTGGAGCCGCCCTTACCGGCGCAACTGACATAGCCAAAAGCAACGCCGCCAGGCTTGATACCGTGTTGCTGGCCACGGGACGTTTGGAACGTCCGCTCTCGTTGCGTATGGGAACACAGACGTACATGTCCACAGGAACAGGCAACGAGCTCACTTGGAATCAGGCGGTGCTCGCGTTCGTCATGACGCCCGACGCTGCTCCCCAGCGGGACTGGTCTGCCGTCACTCGGGCCGAGGCGCGCATGGCCAATCCCAGTCTGGTACCGTCCGCCGCACTGGGCGCCAACTTTTTGCTGGACGGTTTTACCAATCTGAACGCGAACAGCATCGTCGCGTATCTCGTGATCCCTTCGTGCCCGGCACGCGACGCCTACGAACTCGCCATGGCGATGAACGGCGCGCAACTCGCACCTTTGGAAGGCACGGCCAGCGATACCGGCCTTGTCGCCTATGCAGCCCCCACCAACGGAGTCACCGATGTATATGTTTACCTCACGTCCATCTGA
- a CDS encoding PDDEXK nuclease domain-containing protein: protein MSSDFASVPSAEPPHYDRLIAELNHLLETARRTSTRAINAVMTATYWKIGRCIVEYEQKGARRAAYGEELLERLARDLTARFGRGFSLRNLRNFRTFYLEWPIRQTVSAESEKSDGAIQQTPSADLRVVVRSFPLPWSHYVRLMAVKDEHARQFYETEALRGGWSERQLDRQISTLFYERTALSRNKEEMLIKEAKTRPAERVNVDDEVKDPLVLEFLGLKDEYSESDLEEALLLHLEGFLLELGENFAFIGRQRRLRIGDEWYRVDLLFFHRRLRCLIVIDLKIGKLTHADAGQMHMYLNYAREHWMQESENPPVGLILCSEPNDALAQYALEGLSNKVLAREYSLALPEPKLLTDELAKTRRQLEARKIEGRGN, encoded by the coding sequence ATGAGCTCCGATTTCGCATCCGTGCCGTCCGCGGAGCCCCCGCACTACGATAGGCTGATTGCGGAGTTGAATCATCTGCTGGAGACAGCCCGCCGCACCTCTACACGCGCGATCAACGCCGTAATGACGGCGACGTACTGGAAAATCGGGCGCTGTATCGTCGAATATGAGCAGAAGGGCGCAAGACGCGCTGCCTACGGCGAGGAATTGCTGGAGCGTCTGGCACGCGATCTCACGGCTCGATTTGGGCGTGGCTTCTCCCTGCGGAATTTGCGCAATTTTCGGACGTTTTATTTGGAGTGGCCGATTCGGCAGACAGTGTCTGCCGAATCGGAGAAATCGGACGGCGCAATCCAGCAGACGCCGTCTGCCGATTTGCGTGTGGTAGTGCGATCATTTCCCCTGCCGTGGTCGCACTATGTGCGGTTGATGGCGGTCAAGGACGAGCATGCGCGGCAATTTTATGAGACCGAGGCGTTGCGCGGCGGGTGGTCGGAACGCCAGCTCGACCGGCAGATCAGCACGCTTTTTTACGAGCGCACCGCGCTTTCGCGGAACAAGGAGGAGATGTTGATCAAAGAAGCGAAAACACGCCCCGCGGAGCGTGTGAACGTGGATGATGAGGTGAAGGATCCGCTTGTGCTCGAATTTCTTGGCTTGAAGGACGAGTATTCCGAATCGGACTTGGAGGAGGCACTGCTCCTGCACCTGGAAGGATTTCTTTTGGAGTTGGGAGAAAACTTCGCGTTCATCGGTCGGCAGCGACGGCTGCGGATCGGCGACGAGTGGTATCGTGTCGATCTGCTTTTCTTTCACCGGCGGTTGCGCTGCCTCATTGTGATCGACCTGAAAATTGGGAAACTCACCCATGCCGATGCCGGCCAGATGCACATGTATCTGAACTATGCGCGGGAGCACTGGATGCAGGAAAGCGAGAACCCACCAGTCGGCTTGATCCTTTGCTCCGAGCCAAATGATGCGCTCGCTCAATATGCGCTGGAAGGACTGTCCAACAAGGTGCTTGCCCGCGAATACAGCCTCGCCTTGCCGGAACCCAAACTGCTCACCGATGAACTGGCGAAAACGCGACGCCAACTCGAAGCACGCAAGATTGAAGGGCGGGGGAATTGA
- a CDS encoding GspE/PulE family protein, with protein MVDPTVDATRMLDTILRTAARDGASDVHFEPKETALLVRFRLDGEMHDHITVPLAQRDALLARGKIFGGMDITERRLPQDGRAVLKEGGRRYHLRLSTLPTVHGENLVIRLLDQTMPVQSFTELGLTEPQANALENALNGPAGLILLTGPTGSGKTTTLHAALHALDYRGRVIHTLEDPVEYEFTAIRQTEIREKIGLTFASALRALLRQNPDVMLVGEMRDAETAQLAIRGALTGHLVLSTLHTNDALSAIPRLRDLGVESFLIAACLRLVAAQRLVRRLCPACRTPHPQLEQLRQRYRLPEGQFYQSRGCPKCHGRGFYGRLAIHEVIPAKPFLAPIAADAPLADLVSLRESEGYRTLWDSGLHAAATGLTTVEEVARVL; from the coding sequence GTGGTCGATCCGACCGTCGATGCCACGCGGATGCTCGATACGATTCTGCGCACCGCCGCCAGAGACGGTGCGAGCGACGTTCACTTCGAACCGAAGGAAACCGCACTGTTGGTTCGTTTTCGTCTCGATGGCGAAATGCACGATCATATCACCGTGCCGCTCGCGCAACGCGATGCCTTGCTCGCGCGTGGAAAAATTTTCGGAGGCATGGACATCACCGAGCGCCGGCTCCCGCAAGATGGACGAGCCGTGCTCAAGGAGGGCGGTCGGCGCTATCATCTGCGATTGAGCACACTTCCCACCGTGCACGGCGAAAATCTGGTCATCCGGCTTCTCGACCAGACCATGCCGGTCCAATCCTTTACCGAACTGGGGCTGACGGAGCCTCAAGCGAACGCGCTTGAAAACGCACTCAACGGACCCGCCGGCCTGATCCTGCTCACAGGTCCGACCGGTTCGGGCAAGACGACGACACTGCACGCCGCGCTGCATGCCTTGGACTACCGTGGCCGGGTGATTCACACCCTGGAAGATCCAGTCGAATATGAATTCACGGCTATTCGCCAAACTGAGATTCGAGAAAAGATCGGGCTTACCTTCGCCTCTGCCCTGCGGGCGCTCCTGCGCCAAAATCCCGACGTGATGCTCGTCGGAGAAATGCGCGATGCCGAGACCGCGCAACTGGCGATTCGTGGCGCGCTCACCGGGCACCTCGTGCTTTCAACCTTGCATACGAACGACGCACTTTCCGCAATCCCGCGTTTACGCGACCTCGGGGTCGAAAGTTTTCTCATTGCCGCATGCCTTCGGCTGGTTGCGGCTCAGCGGCTGGTGCGTCGTCTTTGTCCCGCTTGTCGGACACCGCATCCACAACTCGAACAATTGCGGCAACGTTACCGTTTGCCCGAAGGGCAATTTTATCAGTCGAGAGGTTGTCCGAAATGCCATGGGCGCGGTTTTTATGGGCGACTGGCGATCCATGAAGTCATCCCGGCGAAACCGTTTCTGGCTCCCATCGCCGCCGACGCCCCATTGGCCGACCTTGTTTCGCTCCGCGAATCCGAGGGATACCGTACGCTCTGGGATAGCGGGCTCCATGCGGCCGCGACCGGACTCACCACCGTGGAGGAGGTCGCACGCGTTCTCTGA